A window of the Bombina bombina isolate aBomBom1 chromosome 3, aBomBom1.pri, whole genome shotgun sequence genome harbors these coding sequences:
- the LOC128652185 gene encoding uncharacterized protein LOC128652185, translating into MNTKRLPKSIKPPKTTGHKDNLVEQFFSPTSPKSRMREEADVPQKIKDPAQTKNMSHTEESTSVPNALLSTLASKQDIADIIRSCIREEIAEIKQDLHAVGNRVEALEEFTDNLQEEINTVQEATNHHTAMFEELYDKIEDLENRSRRKNLIIRGIPESVLPKDLPLYLPALFAHLRNTTPTTDIPWVLAHRALRPKPPDTAPPRDIIMKFKEFREKEEILNLSRRNQPVKFRGVVLQFFQDLSQRTLQKRRELAPLTSLLRQKKILYRWGFPFHLYVLHGNRKLSCKSMADTEELCSALDIEPPRGFDTEDSQEPPKKKPARVAPKQWHKVAPKSRSMTPYRDSHSSPKDTD; encoded by the coding sequence ATGAACACGAAAAGGCTGCCGAAGTCCATTAAACCACCCAAGACAACGGGCCATAAAGATAACCTGGTAGAACAGTTTTTTTCCCCTACAAGTCCTAAATCTAGAATGAGAGAAGAGGCAGATGTACCGCAAAAAATTAAAGACCCTGCACAAACGAAAAACATGAGTCATACAGAGGAGAGTACATCTGTCCCAAACGCACTTCTCTCTACGCTAGCCTCAAAGCAGGATATTGCAGACATCATTCGCTCCTGCATACGCGAAGAAATAGCGGAGATTAAACAAGACTTACATGCAGTGGGAAACAGAGTAGAGGCACTAGAAGAGTTTACAGATAACCTGCAGGAAGAGATTAACACGGTTCAGGAAGCCACTAATCACCACACAGCTATGTTCGAGGAATTATATGACAAAATAGAGGATCTTGAGAACCGGAGCCGTAGGAAGAATCTCATAATAAGAGGTATACCCGAATCTGTGCTCCCAAAAGATCTCCCATTGTACCTGCCCGCTCTTTTTGCCCACTTGAGAAACACTACCCCAACCACTGACATCCCTTGGGTTCTGGCGCATAGGGCACTCCGCCCGAAACCACCTGATACAGCACCCCCAAGGGATATAATTATGAAATTCAAGGAATTCAGAGAAAAAGAGGAAATTTTAAATCTCTCCCGAAGGAACCAGCCAGTGAAGTTCAGAGGAGTGGTACTCCAATTCTTCCAGGATCTATCGCAGCGGACACTGCAGAAAAGGAGAGAGCTAGCACCCTTAACATCCCTGCTTCGCCAGAAGAAAATTctttatagatgggggttcccttttCATCTTTACGTCCTACATGGGAATAGGAAATTGTCATGTAAAAGCATGGCAGACACTGAAGAACTCTGCTCAGCATTGGACATTGAACCACCAAGAGGTTTTGATACCGAGGACTCTCAAGAACCACCAAAAAAGAAACCAGCAAGAGTGGCACCTAAACAGTGGCACAAAGTAGCTCCCAAATCGAGAAGTATGACGCCTTACAGAGACTCTCATTCCTCCCCAAAAGACACTGATTAA